The Christiangramia flava JLT2011 region GAAGTCATGATGATGATCGTGTTCTTAAAGTCTGCCACCCGACCTTTATTATCGGTCAGTCTCCCTTCATCCAGCACCTGCAGCAGAATATTGAAAGTATCAGGATGTGCTTTTTCGATCTCATCCAGCAACACTACTGAATAAGGTTTTCTTCGCACGGCTTCGGTCAACTGGCCACCTTCGTCATAACCAACGTATCCCGGAGGAGCACCAACTAAACGACTTACCGAATGTCTTTCCTGGTATTCGCTCATATCGATCCGTGTCATGGCCGATTCGTCATCGAACAGGTATTCTGCCAGCGCTTTTGCAAGCTCAGTTTTACCAACCCCGGTCGTACCAAGGAACAGGAAGGACCCGATAGGCCTATTCTGATCCTGCAAACCTGCACGGCTTCTGCGAATCGCATCACTCACTGCGATAATGGCTTCTTCCTGACCAACTACGCGTTTATGTAAGTCGGCTTCGAGATTGAGCAGTTTTTCACGTTCGCTTTGCAGCATTTTGGTAACGGGGATACCGGTCCATTTCGCCACCACTTCCGCTATATCTTCATTGGTCACTTCTTCCTGGATCAGCGATTTGCCATCCTGATTTTCGGCCACCTTTTGCTGTAATTTTTCCAGTTTTTCCTGAGCATCTTTGATCTTTCCGTACCTGATCTCGGCCACTTTTCCGTAGTCGCCCTCGCGTTCTGCTTTTTCGGCTTCCAGCTTGAAATTTTCAATATCAGATTTTAAATTCTGAATATTGTCAACTACTTCTTTTTCACTCATCCAGCGGGCGTGAAGGTCATTGCGCTCCTCCTTGAGATTGGCCAGATCGGCACGTAAAGATTTGAGCTTGTTCTCATCTTTTTCCCGCTTGATGGCTTCGATCTCGATCTCCAGCTGCATGATCTTGCGATCCAAAACATCCAGCTCTTCTGGTTTCGAATTGATCTCCATGCGGAGTTTCGAGGCGGCCTCATCCATTAAATCGATCGCCTTATCTGGCAAAAACCGGTTGGTGATATACCGCTGAGAAAGTTCCACGGCCGCAATGATCGCCTCGTCCTTAATGCGAACTTTGTGGTGCGTTTCATATTTCTCTTTGATACCGCGAAGGATCGAAATTGCACTTTCGGTATCGGGTTCTTCTACGGTCACCTTTTGAAAGCGCCTTTCTAAAGCTTTATCTTTTTCAAAATATTTCTGATACTCATCCAGGGTAGTGGCTCCAATTGCACGGAGTTCTCCTCGGGCCAGCGCAGGTTTCAAAATATTCGCTGCATCCATCGCACCCTGGCCACCACCGGCACCAACCAGTGTGTGGATCTCGTCGATGAATAACACGATATTCCCGTCGCTGGAAGTTACTTCTTTGATAACGGCCTTCAGCCTTTCTTCAAATTCACCTTTATATTTTGCACCGGCGATCAGGGCTCCCATATCCAGGGAGTAGATGCGTTTGTCTTTCAGGTTTTCCGGTACATCGCCGTCCACGATCCTGTGGGCCAAACCTTCTGCAATAGCCGTTTTACCGGTTCCAGGCTCACCAACCAGCATCGGGTTGTTCTTGGTTCTTCGGGACAGAATCTGGAGAATTCTCCTGATCTCCTCATCACGACCAATGACCGGATCCAGTTTTCCTTCTTCCGCAAGCTGATTGAGGTTCCGCGCATATTTATCCAACGAATTATAGGTCTCTTCTGCGCTTTGTGAAGTCACACGATCACCCTGCCGCAATTCTTCAATTGCTGCTTTCAAAGCTTTTTCTGTAGCACCCTGATCTTTTAAAATTTGAGCAACCTTGCTGGAAGATTTGAAAATGGCCAGGATCAAATGTTCGATCGAAACATACTCATCATTCATCTTTTTGGCGATGGTGGATGCCTCGTTCACGGTTTTACCGGCCTCGCGGGAGAGCATGATATCTCCACCGCTCACCTTCGGAAAGTTTTCCAGGCTTTTATCGAGAATCTGTGTGAACAGATTCACGTTGATGTTCAGTTTTTTCAGCAGAAAGGGAGTCACGTTTTCATCAACCATCATAATGGCTTTGAAAAGATGCTCATTTTCTATCTGCTGATGGCCCATTTCCTGAGCAAGCTGTTGCGCCTGCTGGATGGCCTCCTGTGATTTTATAGTAAAATTATTAAAGTTCATGATTTCTTTTTTCAGCTAAAAAGCAATTCATATACCATTACGAAAAAATGACGTTTTGTCTGTTTTTATTAAAAATTTTAAGACAAATTGACATTTATGATAAAAAAACGAAAAAGTCGGCCATTGTTTTTCTATTAAAATTACAGAGAATTACATTTGCAAAAAAGTATACTATGGGATTATTCGGAAAGTTGTTTGGAGACGAGGGAGGAGCAAAGAAGGAAAACGCTTCGAGTATTAATTGGGTGCAGCTCACGGAGATCAGCCAGTTAGGCGAAATTGAAAAGGAATCAGAATTGCAGTATATCGCCATACTGAAACATTCCACACGGTGCGGAATTAGCAGGATGGTGTTGAAAATGTTTGAATCTGATTACGATCTTCCGGAAGACGCTAATGTGAAAATGTATTTCCTGGATTTGATTGCCAATAGAGAGGTGTCAAATGCAGTGGCTGATCAATTTGGCGTGCGTCATGAAAGTCCGCAACTCATCGTGATCCATAACAGGGAAGTGGTGCATCATGCTTCGCATCAGTCTATTTCAGCTGGAAAACTGAAAGAACTGGTTTAGGAAGCCAGTATTAAAAATAAAAAAGCCCGGAGATGCCGGGCTTTTTTATGCTATTTTTTCTTCGGTTGATACACCGGTAGGAGCTTGGATCGAACTTCTCCAAATCCAATTCGGTATTGGCCGTTCTGGCAATGTCCTCGCATGATCACCGTGTCGTTATCTTCAATGAACTTACGTTCGCTGCCATCTTTAAGTTTTAATGGTTTGCTGCCGCTCCAGGTAAGTTCCAGCATCGATCCGAAAGAATCTTCCGTAGATCCTGAAATGGTTCCGGAAGCCATCATATCTCCAGAGTTTACCGGGCAACCGTTAACGGTATGGTGGGCCAGCTGCTGGCTCATATTCCAGTAAAGATATTTGAAATTGGAACGTGTGATCGTTTCCTCGCTGCCGCCTTCAGGTTCCAGAGAAACCTCAAGATTGATATCAAAACTTTTCTTACCTGTATATTTCAGATAGGGTAATAGTTCTTTTTCGGGTTTCGGACTTTCGGTCCTAAAAGGTTCCAAAGCATCCATGGTCACAATCCATGGCGAAATGGAAGAAGCGAAGTTCTTCGCAAGGAATGGGCCTAGCGGCACATATTCCCACTTCTGAATATCCCGTGCACTCCAGTCGTTGAAAATCACCATTCCGAAAATGTAATCTTCTGCCTCGTCTACCGGAATTGGCTCGCCAATGTGGTTGGCATCTGTGGTAATAAATGCCATTTCCAGCTCAAAATCCACTCTTTTGGAAGGCCCGAAAACCGGCGTATCTGCCTCTGGTGGCATAGTTTGTCCCTGTGGGCGGTGTACCGGAATTCCAGATGGAATGATGGAAGAGCTTCTTCCGTGGTAACCAACCGGGATGTGCAGCCAGTTTGGTAATAGAGCATTATCAGGATCGCGGAACATGCTTCCAACGTTTGTGGCATGTTCTTTAGAGGAATAAAAATCGGTATAATCACCTACCTGTACCGGCATTTGCATCTCGATCTCGTCCAGTGTGAAGAGCACTCGGGTGCGATGATCGTCGTTCTCTTTCAGGGCGGTGTTATTTTCATCAAAGATCTTGGCAATGCGGTTTCTCACCAGTCGCCAGGTCTTTTTCCCGTCTGAAATAAAATCGTTTAAAGTGTCCTGTAAAAATATATCGTCGGTTAACGGAATTCCGTCAAAATAACCTAACTGATGCAAGGCCCCAAGGTCTATCGCGTAATCTCCTATTCGTGTCCCGATCGTGATCACATCATCGCGGGTCAGAAATACTCCAAATGGAATATTCTGAATAGGAAAATCGCTATTCTCGGGAATTTCGAGCCAGGTTTTTCTATTCGGATCGTTCGCGGAAATTGACATAAAAAATGTTGGTTTTTTGTTAAAATCTAGTTGATTCAAATATATTATTTTCCTGTAATTAACCGAATTTGTTTGTTACTTTTACCGAATATTTAACGAAAAAACTGAAATGCAGCGAGACACTCAATTATTCGACTTAATAGCACAAGAAAAAGAGAGACAGTTAAACGGTTTAGAGCTTATTGCCAGTGAAAATTTCGTAAGTGACGCGGTAATGGAAGCAGCCGGCTCGGTTCTGACCAATAAATACGCAGAAGGTTATCCCGGTAAGCGTTATTATGGAGGTTGCGAAGTGGTTGATGAAGTAGAACAACTGGCTATAGACCGCCTGAAAGAACTTTTTGACGCGGAATATGCTAACGTGCAGCCGCATTCTGGTTCCCAGGCGAACACTGCTGTGTACCATACCTGCCTAAAACCGGGAGATAAATTCCTTGGTTTTGACCTTTCACATGGTGGGCATCTTACGCATGGCTCCCCGGTGAATTTTTCCGGAAGACTCTACGAACCGGTATTTTATGGGGTAAACAAGGAAACGGGAAGGCTGGATTATGATGAGATCGCTGAAATCGCTCGCCGCGAAAAACCGAAAATGATTATTGCCGGAGCTTCGGCTTATTCCAGGGAGATCGATTATAAGCGTTTCCGCGAGATCGCGGATGAAGTAGGAGCGATCCTTTTTGCGGATATCGCGCATCCTGCGGGTCTAATTGCCAAAGGGCTTATTAGTGATCCAGTGCCTCATTGCCATATTGTGACTTCTACTACTCATAAGACCTTGAGAGGACCTCGTGGAGGGATCATCATTATGGGTAAAGATTTCGATAATCCTTTCGGGGAAAAACTGAAGAATGGTAACCTGAAAAAAATGTCGACTTTATTGAATTCGGCCATTTTTCCAGGGAACCAGGGAGGTCCGTTAGAACATATCATTGCAGCGAAAGCAGTGGCATTTGGTGAAGCGCTTACAGATGAGTTCCTGCATTATACGGTTAGAGTGAAGAAAAACGCCGAAAAAATGGCGAAAGATTTTGTAGCGAAAGGTTACGAGGTCATTTCCGGAGGAACAGATAATCATATGATGTTGATCGACCTGAGAAATAAAGGTGTGAGCGGGAAAGAAGCCGAAGAGGCTTTGAATAAAGCTGGAATTACCGTGAATAAGAACATGGTTCCTTTTGATGATAAATCGCCTTTTGTGACTTCTGGAATCCGAATTGGGACGCCGGCAGTGACCACACGAGGCCTGGAGCAGGAGGATATGACCAGGATTGTGGAGCTGATCGACCGGGTCATTCAGAATATTTCAGATGAAGCAGAACTTGCAGCTGTTAACGAAGATGTTAAGAAAATGATGCAGGGAAGACCATTATTTCAATGGTAATCTGCTGATCACCGAACTATAAGATAAAAGGCCGCAATTGCGGCCTTTTATTTTTCAAATACTTTTTTCATCTCTTCGGAAATCTTCGTGGGCTTCCTGCTTTCCGCATCCAGTAAACACCAGGTCGTTTTCGCTTCTGCCAGCGATTTGCCGCTATCTTTGTTTTTGATGATGACGTGACGAACAGAAGTCACATTCGTTGTATCTCCCACATAAGTCTGCATCAGGATTGGATCATGTAGAAAAGCTTCTTTCTTATAAGAGATCTCGTGTTTGATAACGACCCAGATATGCTTTTCTTTTTGCTCAGGAGTTGCGCGCGCTTCCCAGTGAGCTTCAGCGATATCCTGAACCCATTGAACATATTGCACATTGTTTACATGCTGCTGCTTATCCAGATCAGATTCCCGGACAGCAAATTCCATTTCAAAAATCTCCGGTTCGATATGCTTAGTTTTTAATGATTCGCACTTCGAATAACTTGTCCCAGTCTTTGCCCGTCACATACAATTTTCCGTCAGCACTGTTATAAGCAATTCCATTCAGCACTTCATTCACTGGGTCAAGGTCGTTCTTGTTTCCAATTCGATCCTGCAAGCCTTTAAAATTGATGATAGCTTCAATA contains the following coding sequences:
- the clpB gene encoding ATP-dependent chaperone ClpB, yielding MNFNNFTIKSQEAIQQAQQLAQEMGHQQIENEHLFKAIMMVDENVTPFLLKKLNINVNLFTQILDKSLENFPKVSGGDIMLSREAGKTVNEASTIAKKMNDEYVSIEHLILAIFKSSSKVAQILKDQGATEKALKAAIEELRQGDRVTSQSAEETYNSLDKYARNLNQLAEEGKLDPVIGRDEEIRRILQILSRRTKNNPMLVGEPGTGKTAIAEGLAHRIVDGDVPENLKDKRIYSLDMGALIAGAKYKGEFEERLKAVIKEVTSSDGNIVLFIDEIHTLVGAGGGQGAMDAANILKPALARGELRAIGATTLDEYQKYFEKDKALERRFQKVTVEEPDTESAISILRGIKEKYETHHKVRIKDEAIIAAVELSQRYITNRFLPDKAIDLMDEAASKLRMEINSKPEELDVLDRKIMQLEIEIEAIKREKDENKLKSLRADLANLKEERNDLHARWMSEKEVVDNIQNLKSDIENFKLEAEKAEREGDYGKVAEIRYGKIKDAQEKLEKLQQKVAENQDGKSLIQEEVTNEDIAEVVAKWTGIPVTKMLQSEREKLLNLEADLHKRVVGQEEAIIAVSDAIRRSRAGLQDQNRPIGSFLFLGTTGVGKTELAKALAEYLFDDESAMTRIDMSEYQERHSVSRLVGAPPGYVGYDEGGQLTEAVRRKPYSVVLLDEIEKAHPDTFNILLQVLDEGRLTDNKGRVADFKNTIIIMTSNMGSQIIQDKFENIKDLDTAMEAAKEEVLGLLKKTVRPEFLNRIDDIVMFSPLTQKDIRQIVELQLKGVRKMLSKQHIVLDATDEAVNYLALKGFDPSFGARPVKRVVQREVLNKLSKEILGGKISTDSIILLDEFDDELVFRNQAELTETE
- the ytxJ gene encoding bacillithiol system redox-active protein YtxJ, with product MGLFGKLFGDEGGAKKENASSINWVQLTEISQLGEIEKESELQYIAILKHSTRCGISRMVLKMFESDYDLPEDANVKMYFLDLIANREVSNAVADQFGVRHESPQLIVIHNREVVHHASHQSISAGKLKELV
- the fahA gene encoding fumarylacetoacetase, whose amino-acid sequence is MSISANDPNRKTWLEIPENSDFPIQNIPFGVFLTRDDVITIGTRIGDYAIDLGALHQLGYFDGIPLTDDIFLQDTLNDFISDGKKTWRLVRNRIAKIFDENNTALKENDDHRTRVLFTLDEIEMQMPVQVGDYTDFYSSKEHATNVGSMFRDPDNALLPNWLHIPVGYHGRSSSIIPSGIPVHRPQGQTMPPEADTPVFGPSKRVDFELEMAFITTDANHIGEPIPVDEAEDYIFGMVIFNDWSARDIQKWEYVPLGPFLAKNFASSISPWIVTMDALEPFRTESPKPEKELLPYLKYTGKKSFDINLEVSLEPEGGSEETITRSNFKYLYWNMSQQLAHHTVNGCPVNSGDMMASGTISGSTEDSFGSMLELTWSGSKPLKLKDGSERKFIEDNDTVIMRGHCQNGQYRIGFGEVRSKLLPVYQPKKK
- the glyA gene encoding serine hydroxymethyltransferase, yielding MQRDTQLFDLIAQEKERQLNGLELIASENFVSDAVMEAAGSVLTNKYAEGYPGKRYYGGCEVVDEVEQLAIDRLKELFDAEYANVQPHSGSQANTAVYHTCLKPGDKFLGFDLSHGGHLTHGSPVNFSGRLYEPVFYGVNKETGRLDYDEIAEIARREKPKMIIAGASAYSREIDYKRFREIADEVGAILFADIAHPAGLIAKGLISDPVPHCHIVTSTTHKTLRGPRGGIIIMGKDFDNPFGEKLKNGNLKKMSTLLNSAIFPGNQGGPLEHIIAAKAVAFGEALTDEFLHYTVRVKKNAEKMAKDFVAKGYEVISGGTDNHMMLIDLRNKGVSGKEAEEALNKAGITVNKNMVPFDDKSPFVTSGIRIGTPAVTTRGLEQEDMTRIVELIDRVIQNISDEAELAAVNEDVKKMMQGRPLFQW
- a CDS encoding acyl-CoA thioesterase, which produces MEFAVRESDLDKQQHVNNVQYVQWVQDIAEAHWEARATPEQKEKHIWVVIKHEISYKKEAFLHDPILMQTYVGDTTNVTSVRHVIIKNKDSGKSLAEAKTTWCLLDAESRKPTKISEEMKKVFEK